In one window of Bizionia sp. M204 DNA:
- a CDS encoding Pycsar system effector family protein: protein MTNIVEKAEAYVFDLFKDELDSSFLYHNLKHTKRVLKSLREIIAHTDISEKDAEMLQLSAIFHDTGYTKTIDDHEQESVKIAQAFLTKNHVDPETIGAISNCILATQFECVPKTLHEKIMRDADSSHFGKDYFNETSEFLRKELEIQGVVNFSASEWLDENIKMLSEKHEFLTDYAIKNWQEQKDKNLSDLISSKNKFNKKLKKEKLKAKYKAQYKNESPERGIQTFYRVALRNHIKLSDIADTKANILLSVNAIILSLIISNLFSKLDNPSNAYLIIPTMVFVVFSVTSIILSVIATRPNVTRGEFTKEDVAEKRVNLTFFGNFHKMKLEEFEWAIDELLKDKNYVYSSLTKDLYYLGKVLDRKYRILRITYSIFMIGIIISVLAFAISFKMQNFNFL from the coding sequence ATGACAAATATTGTAGAAAAAGCTGAAGCCTATGTTTTTGATTTATTTAAAGATGAATTAGATTCTTCTTTCTTATATCATAATTTAAAACACACAAAACGGGTTTTGAAAAGTCTTCGAGAAATTATAGCACATACTGATATTTCTGAAAAAGATGCCGAAATGCTCCAATTATCTGCCATTTTTCATGATACAGGCTATACCAAAACCATTGATGATCATGAACAAGAAAGCGTTAAAATTGCCCAAGCATTTTTAACTAAAAATCATGTAGATCCAGAAACAATCGGTGCCATAAGCAACTGCATTTTAGCAACACAATTTGAGTGTGTACCAAAAACTCTTCACGAAAAAATTATGCGTGATGCCGATTCCTCTCATTTTGGCAAGGATTACTTTAATGAGACGAGTGAGTTTCTACGTAAGGAATTGGAAATTCAAGGTGTTGTCAATTTTTCGGCTAGCGAGTGGTTGGATGAAAACATCAAAATGCTTTCTGAAAAACATGAATTCCTCACGGATTATGCCATTAAAAATTGGCAAGAACAGAAAGACAAAAACCTTTCAGATCTGATTAGTTCAAAAAATAAGTTTAATAAGAAATTAAAAAAAGAGAAACTTAAAGCAAAATACAAAGCGCAATATAAAAACGAAAGTCCCGAGCGTGGTATCCAAACGTTTTATCGTGTTGCTTTACGGAACCACATAAAATTAAGTGATATTGCGGACACGAAAGCCAATATTTTATTATCGGTAAATGCCATTATTTTATCGTTGATTATTTCTAACCTATTTTCAAAATTGGACAATCCGTCCAATGCCTATTTAATAATTCCCACTATGGTATTCGTGGTGTTTAGCGTCACCTCTATTATCCTATCAGTTATTGCTACTAGGCCAAATGTTACACGTGGCGAATTCACCAAAGAGGATGTTGCCGAGAAACGGGTTAATTTAACCTTTTTTGGAAACTTTCATAAAATGAAATTAGAAGAATTTGAATGGGCTATAGATGAGTTATTAAAGGACAAGAATTACGTATACAGCTCTTTAACTAAAGATCTTTACTACCTTGGGAAGGTTCTAGATAGAAAGTATCGTATTTTAAGAATTACTTATTCGATCTTTATGATTGGTATTATAATTTCTGTTTTAGCATTTGCTATTTCATTTAAAATGCAAAATTTTAATTTTCTATAA
- the msrB gene encoding peptide-methionine (R)-S-oxide reductase MsrB: MLTWKEVISFSVNGNPTPDRRVEKTEAEWREILTDEQFRITRKKGTEMAGTGALCSVYEAGKYNCVCCNTPLFDSTIKFDSSSGWPSFTQPIEENAIKYEKDSTFGMVRVEVMCNTCDAHLGHVFPDGPEPSGLRYCVNSESLVLETNT; this comes from the coding sequence ATGTTAACGTGGAAAGAGGTTATCAGTTTTAGTGTGAATGGAAATCCAACACCAGACCGTCGTGTTGAAAAAACAGAAGCCGAATGGCGTGAAATTTTAACCGACGAGCAATTCAGAATTACCCGTAAAAAAGGAACAGAAATGGCTGGAACCGGAGCGCTTTGTAGTGTGTATGAGGCTGGAAAATACAATTGTGTTTGCTGTAACACACCTTTGTTTGATTCAACAATTAAATTTGATTCTAGTTCTGGGTGGCCAAGTTTTACCCAGCCTATAGAGGAAAATGCTATTAAATATGAAAAGGATTCTACCTTCGGCATGGTGCGTGTCGAGGTCATGTGCAATACCTGCGATGCGCATTTAGGTCACGTATTTCCTGATGGACCAGAACCAAGCGGCTTGCGTTATTGTGTAAACTCAGAATCGTTGGTTTTAGAAACAAATACATAA
- a CDS encoding GAF domain-containing protein — translation MALRNNTSSPIKLLISFHKLFDQYELLAQSENVWMVEKAKSVLKIAEMYPELKAGFSDMSLIKKRETQIAEILQDTFNPLLTKNEIKAATAPFNDAIFNLSERFKSIVAAAGKDFKLEIKNMPDDDKYIMACTIILNTYYGYDFNFRRPFHYEIPDKNGIIRFYKILYNADFTEVIKSSNAPNITQEDIDSLLDNFDDITLWKKLFPENGYTLKGFVISNIFDVTDDFAISEIKSNLIAENKRQDKNFIKDLQSIFQSFLKITDIKVGFSVYNKDEGIFERVYGEGMHSFLLNDNPMGNCADMLCKSSYKKLLEENKHVAVSNVEKTFHLTQGKVPHIKMLYEQGFKSAIFAPIANKDGLMGILELVSNQPKALNSINANKLEDVMPYIVATVERSKTDQENLIEAVIQQECTSIHKSVHWRFKQAAQAFIKENILQNKNIPFREIAFENVYPLFGQIDVKGSSEARNLATQKDLTDQLELAKAIIDKANTDLNMPVYDQVAFQINAFLTQVKKAFKVDSEHVISLFLKNEVSSMLNLIRKTNANLVPEVDNYFEQIDKDLKVLYTHRKNYDETISLINKNMSTIIDDRQVEAQKIYPHFFERYKTDGVEHNMYIGESITREDSFSLIYLYNLRLWQIQVMCDMENAFYSNQDLYPLKLDMASMILVFNQPLSIRFRMDEKQFDVDGTYNARYEVVKKRVDKAFIKGTEERVTEKGKLSIVYSQQDDEEEYLQYVRFFQSKNMLDTDLEVLELQDLQGVTGLKAIRVSILYRNNKTDSTNYYTYNDLMDVIEN, via the coding sequence ATGGCACTCCGTAACAACACTAGTTCACCTATAAAATTGCTTATCAGTTTTCATAAGCTCTTTGATCAATATGAACTATTGGCTCAGAGTGAAAATGTATGGATGGTGGAAAAAGCCAAATCTGTTCTTAAAATTGCGGAAATGTACCCGGAATTGAAAGCTGGTTTTTCGGATATGTCTCTAATTAAAAAACGAGAAACACAAATTGCTGAAATTCTTCAAGACACTTTTAATCCCTTACTCACAAAAAACGAAATTAAAGCAGCGACGGCACCGTTTAACGATGCTATTTTTAATCTTTCAGAGCGCTTTAAAAGTATTGTAGCTGCTGCAGGTAAGGATTTTAAACTTGAAATTAAAAACATGCCGGATGATGATAAATACATCATGGCATGTACTATTATTTTGAATACTTATTACGGTTACGATTTTAATTTTAGGAGGCCATTTCATTATGAAATACCGGATAAAAATGGCATTATTCGTTTTTATAAAATCCTTTATAATGCTGATTTTACGGAAGTCATAAAATCGAGTAACGCACCAAACATTACACAAGAGGATATTGATTCACTTCTGGATAATTTTGATGATATTACACTTTGGAAAAAACTATTTCCTGAAAATGGATATACGCTAAAAGGATTTGTAATCTCTAATATATTTGATGTTACTGATGATTTTGCCATTTCCGAAATCAAATCTAATCTAATAGCAGAAAACAAACGACAGGATAAAAATTTTATTAAAGATCTTCAATCTATATTTCAATCGTTTTTAAAAATTACAGATATCAAGGTCGGATTTTCGGTTTACAATAAAGATGAAGGCATCTTTGAGCGTGTATACGGTGAAGGTATGCACAGTTTTCTATTAAATGATAATCCTATGGGTAATTGTGCAGATATGTTGTGCAAATCGTCTTATAAAAAATTACTGGAAGAGAACAAGCATGTTGCTGTATCTAATGTTGAAAAGACCTTTCATTTAACGCAAGGAAAAGTTCCTCATATAAAAATGTTATATGAACAAGGATTTAAAAGTGCCATTTTTGCGCCTATTGCAAATAAAGACGGCTTGATGGGGATTTTAGAATTAGTTTCTAATCAGCCAAAAGCTTTAAACAGCATTAATGCAAATAAGTTGGAAGATGTTATGCCATACATTGTTGCAACGGTGGAGCGTAGTAAAACGGATCAGGAAAATTTAATAGAAGCCGTTATTCAACAGGAATGTACATCTATTCATAAAAGCGTTCATTGGCGTTTTAAACAAGCAGCGCAAGCATTTATTAAAGAAAATATACTTCAAAATAAAAACATTCCCTTTAGAGAAATTGCGTTTGAAAACGTTTATCCATTATTTGGGCAAATTGATGTTAAAGGGTCATCTGAAGCCAGAAATTTGGCAACACAAAAAGACTTGACTGATCAGTTAGAATTAGCAAAAGCCATTATAGATAAAGCGAATACAGATTTAAATATGCCAGTTTATGATCAGGTGGCTTTTCAAATCAACGCCTTTCTAACGCAAGTTAAAAAAGCTTTTAAAGTGGATAGTGAACATGTTATTTCATTGTTTTTAAAAAATGAAGTTTCATCAATGCTAAATCTTATAAGGAAAACAAACGCCAATTTAGTGCCAGAAGTTGATAATTATTTTGAGCAAATTGATAAGGACCTAAAAGTGTTGTACACGCACAGAAAGAACTATGATGAAACCATTAGTTTAATTAATAAAAACATGTCCACAATTATAGATGATAGACAAGTGGAGGCGCAAAAAATATACCCTCATTTTTTTGAACGCTATAAAACAGATGGAGTAGAACACAATATGTATATCGGTGAATCCATTACACGAGAAGATAGTTTTAGTCTTATTTATCTCTATAATTTAAGACTTTGGCAAATTCAAGTTATGTGTGATATGGAAAACGCGTTTTATAGCAATCAGGACTTATATCCTTTAAAATTGGATATGGCTTCAATGATTTTGGTTTTTAATCAACCGTTGTCTATCCGTTTCCGCATGGACGAAAAACAGTTTGATGTAGATGGTACTTATAATGCACGTTACGAAGTTGTTAAAAAACGTGTGGATAAAGCTTTTATAAAAGGTACCGAAGAACGGGTTACCGAAAAAGGGAAGTTAAGTATTGTGTATTCGCAGCAGGACGATGAGGAGGAATACTTACAGTATGTTCGGTTTTTTCAATCTAAAAATATGCTCGATACAGATTTGGAGGTTTTAGAATTACAGGACTTACAAGGTGTAACAGGTTTGAAGGCTATTCGCGTTAGCATTTTATATCGTAACAATAAAACGGATAGTACAAACTACTATACTTACAATGACTTAATGGATGTTATAGAAAATTAA
- the ilvD gene encoding dihydroxy-acid dehydratase, with product MKALNTYSKTITQNESQPAAQAMLYGIGLTEEDMQKAQVGIVSTGYEGNTCNMHLNDLAKEVKTGVQNEDLVGLIFNTIGVSDGISNGTDGMRFSLVSRDVIADSIETVVSAQWYDAVLAVVGCDKNMPGSIIAMGRLNRPAIMIYGGSIHSGKWKGEALNIVSAFEALGKKFNNTISPEDFKGVIKNACPGAGACGGMYTANTMASAIEALGMSLPYSSSNPALSAEKNQECLAAGKAIRVLLENDIKPKDIMTKKAFENAITMVTVMGGSTNAVLHLIAMAHSVNLELMLEDFQKISDKVPVLADLKPSGKYLMEDLHAVGGVPAVMKYLLANNLLHGDCLTVTGKTVAENMAEIPDLTAGQHVFLQLESPLKSTGHLQILFGNLAPKGSVAKISGNEGEYFEGSAKVYNDEYAAIDGIKSGEVKSGDVVVIRYCGPKGGPGMPEMLKPTSAIMGAGLGKNVALITDGRFSGGTHGFVVGHITPEAHDGGTLALVENGDKIIIDTKNNTIQLNVNHQELAKRKSEWNPPKLKATKGVLYKYAKCVSCASTGCVTDK from the coding sequence ATGAAAGCTTTAAATACATACAGTAAAACCATCACACAAAACGAATCTCAACCTGCCGCACAAGCTATGCTTTACGGAATTGGGTTAACGGAAGAAGACATGCAGAAGGCGCAAGTCGGGATTGTGAGCACGGGTTACGAAGGAAATACCTGCAATATGCATTTAAACGACTTGGCGAAAGAAGTTAAAACAGGTGTTCAAAACGAAGACCTTGTGGGATTAATTTTCAACACAATTGGCGTAAGTGATGGGATTTCCAACGGAACAGATGGCATGCGATTTTCATTGGTTTCCCGTGATGTCATTGCTGATTCAATCGAAACGGTGGTCAGCGCACAATGGTACGACGCCGTTTTAGCCGTGGTGGGTTGCGATAAAAATATGCCTGGCTCTATCATAGCGATGGGCAGATTAAATCGTCCGGCCATCATGATTTACGGTGGAAGCATTCATTCAGGAAAATGGAAAGGCGAAGCTTTGAACATCGTTTCGGCTTTTGAAGCCTTGGGCAAGAAATTTAACAACACCATAAGTCCTGAAGATTTCAAAGGCGTTATTAAAAATGCATGTCCAGGCGCTGGTGCTTGTGGCGGAATGTACACTGCAAATACGATGGCCTCGGCAATTGAAGCTTTGGGAATGAGCTTGCCTTACAGTTCTTCGAATCCTGCTTTGAGCGCTGAGAAAAATCAAGAATGTTTAGCTGCCGGAAAAGCTATTCGTGTTTTGCTCGAAAATGACATCAAACCCAAAGATATCATGACCAAAAAGGCATTTGAAAACGCAATTACCATGGTCACTGTTATGGGTGGTTCTACCAATGCTGTCTTGCATTTAATCGCGATGGCACATTCCGTAAATCTCGAATTAATGTTAGAAGATTTCCAAAAAATCAGCGATAAAGTTCCTGTTTTGGCAGATTTAAAACCAAGTGGAAAATACTTAATGGAAGATTTACATGCTGTTGGTGGAGTTCCTGCAGTGATGAAATATTTACTCGCCAACAACTTGCTTCATGGAGATTGTTTAACCGTGACAGGAAAAACTGTCGCAGAAAACATGGCCGAAATTCCAGATTTAACCGCAGGACAACATGTGTTTCTTCAATTGGAATCTCCTTTAAAATCGACTGGACATTTACAAATCCTTTTTGGGAATTTGGCACCCAAAGGGAGTGTTGCTAAAATCAGCGGAAACGAAGGAGAATATTTTGAAGGTTCAGCAAAAGTTTACAACGATGAATACGCAGCAATTGACGGCATAAAAAGCGGTGAAGTAAAATCGGGAGATGTGGTGGTGATTCGCTACTGTGGTCCAAAAGGAGGACCTGGTATGCCGGAAATGTTAAAACCAACTTCGGCAATTATGGGTGCTGGACTGGGGAAAAACGTGGCGTTAATTACCGACGGCAGATTCTCTGGTGGAACACACGGATTTGTGGTGGGACATATCACACCCGAAGCTCATGACGGTGGGACACTTGCATTAGTTGAAAATGGCGACAAAATCATCATTGACACAAAAAATAATACCATTCAGTTAAACGTAAACCATCAAGAACTAGCCAAACGAAAGTCGGAATGGAACCCACCAAAACTCAAAGCCACAAAAGGTGTCTTATATAAATATGCAAAATGTGTGTCGTGCGCCTCAACAGGTTGCGTAACTGACAAATAA
- a CDS encoding T9SS type A sorting domain-containing protein, producing MLITRLYSPFLFTIFCLSFLQFNYGFSQTWTEKNESENYVARHEFGFVQAGDKFVMFGGRESSQRLDVYDYTTNTWEQGGIAPESFNHFQAISFEGLIWVIGAFKTNVPNPEESADYIYMYNPATEQWIQGMEIPESRKRGAAGLAVYNNKFYVVGGNNNGHSGGYVSYFDEFNPTTGVWTPLTNAPHERDHFQAAVFANKLYAIGGRLTGGPGGLFEPQVPEVDVYDFSTAEWTTLNSSHNLPNPRAGLGVIIYNNEIYTLGGETTFNRPNNGQVSIVESFNPPTNTWTTRSSLNYPRHGFQPIVSGNTLYVAGGSSGGVIIRNMEYLGPDDASGTANVNSTFAADETTKTFEYGLDYGSVTIDMELSNTGGTTGTYIDTISITGTDYILASTYTNQLLGANASINIQAVLTNTTQNIRNGTVTVTYNNNSTLTIELEGTLNPTLSMDTLNETNENLVVHPSPTKNTFSINHAVTELKLYDVSGKLIKEFSGVFEAKQNFSVSELSAGMYIVKARNSFQAKFTGRLIKN from the coding sequence ATGCTAATCACAAGATTATACAGCCCTTTTTTGTTCACCATATTTTGCCTAAGCTTTTTACAGTTTAATTATGGGTTTTCACAAACTTGGACTGAAAAAAACGAAAGTGAAAATTATGTAGCGCGGCATGAATTCGGTTTTGTTCAAGCTGGCGATAAATTTGTCATGTTTGGTGGACGAGAATCATCACAAAGACTGGATGTTTATGATTATACCACGAATACATGGGAACAAGGTGGCATAGCTCCAGAATCATTTAACCACTTTCAAGCCATCAGTTTCGAAGGGCTTATTTGGGTAATTGGCGCCTTTAAAACAAATGTTCCAAATCCTGAAGAAAGTGCTGATTATATTTACATGTATAATCCTGCCACAGAACAATGGATTCAAGGTATGGAAATCCCTGAATCACGTAAGCGCGGAGCGGCAGGATTGGCCGTTTACAACAATAAATTTTATGTTGTAGGTGGTAATAATAATGGACATAGCGGTGGTTATGTTTCGTATTTTGATGAATTTAATCCTACCACAGGCGTTTGGACTCCATTAACTAATGCACCACATGAGCGCGATCATTTTCAAGCTGCAGTTTTTGCCAATAAACTCTATGCCATTGGGGGCCGATTAACTGGTGGTCCAGGTGGATTATTTGAACCACAAGTGCCCGAAGTAGATGTGTATGATTTTAGCACCGCGGAATGGACAACATTAAATAGCAGTCACAATTTACCCAATCCCCGAGCAGGTTTGGGTGTTATAATTTACAATAATGAAATATATACCCTTGGTGGCGAAACTACATTTAACAGACCCAATAATGGTCAGGTTTCCATAGTTGAATCCTTTAATCCACCAACAAATACATGGACAACACGAAGTAGTTTAAACTACCCTAGACATGGGTTTCAACCTATTGTTTCCGGTAATACTTTATATGTTGCAGGCGGTTCATCAGGAGGTGTAATTATCCGAAATATGGAATATTTGGGCCCTGATGACGCTTCAGGGACGGCAAATGTTAATAGCACATTTGCAGCAGATGAAACAACCAAAACATTTGAATATGGTCTAGACTATGGCTCGGTAACTATTGATATGGAATTAAGTAATACAGGCGGAACAACAGGCACCTATATTGATACTATTTCCATTACAGGAACAGATTATATTTTGGCTAGCACGTATACCAATCAGCTACTTGGTGCTAACGCTAGTATTAATATTCAGGCAGTTCTAACCAATACCACGCAAAACATAAGAAATGGTACGGTAACGGTAACCTATAATAACAATAGCACGTTAACTATTGAACTTGAAGGCACTTTAAACCCAACTTTATCCATGGACACATTAAACGAAACAAATGAAAATCTAGTAGTCCACCCGTCACCTACAAAAAATACGTTTTCAATTAATCATGCAGTTACAGAATTGAAGTTATATGATGTTTCCGGGAAACTTATCAAAGAATTTTCTGGAGTATTTGAAGCCAAACAAAACTTCAGTGTTTCGGAATTGTCAGCTGGAATGTATATTGTAAAAGCACGTAATAGTTTTCAGGCAAAATTCACGGGTAGATTGATTAAAAATTAA
- a CDS encoding branched-chain amino acid transaminase: MYYNNDTLIYLNGKFVKANEASTDLYSQTLHYGYGVFEGIRAYATENGTSVFKVKEHYERLKKSAELIQIPFHYDVQELVDATYMLLKKNNLSDAYVRPLVFCDPNMSLTGPNNVSIMICAWEWGAYLGDKQLRLTVSSFCRPHPRSIKIEAKVCGHYVNSILATNEAKDKGYDEALLLDSDGFLAEGPGANLFFEKDGALFTPQLGNILPGITRATVLELAEEHGIEVKQGLFEPKELFAADSAFYCGTAAEVIGIASVDETVFPKAWKDSLGKKLQDTYSKKVRENSTTATTFSTTLS; encoded by the coding sequence ATGTATTACAACAACGACACGCTAATCTACTTAAACGGGAAATTTGTTAAAGCCAATGAAGCTTCCACAGATTTGTACAGTCAAACACTTCACTACGGATACGGTGTTTTTGAAGGGATTCGCGCTTATGCAACCGAAAATGGGACAAGCGTTTTCAAAGTCAAAGAACATTACGAACGCTTGAAAAAATCGGCAGAGCTTATTCAAATTCCATTTCATTATGATGTTCAAGAATTAGTAGACGCAACTTACATGCTGTTAAAGAAAAATAATTTATCTGATGCTTATGTTCGTCCTTTGGTTTTCTGCGATCCCAACATGTCATTGACAGGCCCAAACAATGTTTCCATCATGATTTGCGCTTGGGAATGGGGCGCTTATTTAGGCGACAAACAATTGCGTTTAACGGTTTCCTCTTTTTGCCGACCTCATCCCCGTTCAATCAAAATTGAAGCAAAAGTGTGCGGACATTATGTGAATTCGATTCTTGCTACAAATGAAGCCAAAGATAAAGGCTATGACGAAGCCTTGCTTTTGGATAGCGATGGTTTCTTGGCAGAAGGTCCGGGCGCTAATTTATTCTTCGAAAAAGATGGCGCTTTATTCACGCCGCAATTAGGAAATATTCTTCCCGGAATTACGCGCGCAACAGTGTTAGAATTAGCCGAAGAACACGGAATCGAAGTTAAACAAGGACTTTTTGAACCTAAAGAATTATTCGCAGCAGATAGCGCTTTTTATTGTGGAACAGCCGCTGAAGTCATTGGAATTGCATCGGTTGATGAAACTGTATTTCCAAAAGCATGGAAAGATTCATTGGGGAAGAAATTACAAGATACTTATTCGAAAAAGGTGAGAGAAAATTCAACAACAGCAACAACATTCAGCACAACGTTATCATGA
- a CDS encoding glutaredoxin, whose translation MKTITLFGSENCHKTIYYQNFFESRNLKFTFHDVLMNDNFAQELRNLYPNGNLHFPTILIDEKRLRNPKDKDLLKWLNK comes from the coding sequence GTGAAAACCATCACTTTATTTGGTAGTGAAAACTGCCATAAAACAATTTATTATCAGAATTTTTTTGAGTCCCGAAATCTTAAATTTACGTTTCATGATGTGCTAATGAATGACAACTTTGCACAAGAATTACGTAACTTATACCCAAATGGAAATTTGCATTTCCCCACAATTTTAATTGATGAAAAACGATTGCGAAACCCAAAAGACAAGGACTTATTAAAATGGCTAAACAAATAA
- the ilvN gene encoding acetolactate synthase small subunit has product MKKTYTVSVFTENSIGMMNRVTIIFTRRHLNIDSITASESEVKGVFRYTIVLRTTKEQVEKVIGQLEKLIDVFKAFAHEDSEVVHQEIALYKIKTGTLTNGDVEKVIREHHARILTVDPKFMVIEKTGHVRETQLLFENLQPYGVLEFARSGRVAVTKPMKEFSTYLKELEELNHKL; this is encoded by the coding sequence ATGAAAAAAACATATACAGTATCCGTCTTTACAGAAAACAGCATCGGGATGATGAATCGGGTAACAATTATTTTCACGCGTCGCCACCTCAATATCGATAGTATTACAGCTTCCGAATCGGAAGTAAAGGGAGTGTTTCGATATACCATTGTTTTAAGAACAACAAAAGAGCAAGTAGAAAAAGTTATCGGACAGCTTGAAAAACTAATAGATGTTTTTAAAGCATTCGCACATGAAGATTCTGAAGTCGTACATCAAGAAATCGCATTGTATAAAATAAAAACAGGCACTTTAACTAATGGTGATGTGGAAAAAGTAATTCGGGAACATCATGCAAGAATACTTACGGTAGACCCAAAATTTATGGTCATAGAAAAAACAGGACATGTAAGAGAAACGCAATTGCTGTTCGAAAACTTACAACCTTATGGTGTACTTGAATTTGCACGTTCTGGACGTGTAGCAGTAACAAAACCCATGAAAGAATTTAGCACCTATTTAAAAGAGTTAGAAGAATTAAATCACAAATTATAA
- the ilvB gene encoding biosynthetic-type acetolactate synthase large subunit produces the protein MNSIKMTGAKAVVESLVTEQVDTIFGYPGGAIMPIYDALYDYEESVNHILVRHEQGAIHAAQGYARTSGKTGVVFATSGPGATNLITGLADAMIDSTPLVCITGQVSSHLLGTDAFQETDVVGISMPITKWNCQVTRADDISAAVAKAFYIAQSGRPGPVLIDITKDAQFGQTNFKYETCTNIRSYYPRPKLRKSVAEAAAKLINAAKKPYLLIGQGIMLSHAEKALVEFVEKLGIPVASTLLGLGAFPNNHPLYAGYLGMHGDYAANIKTNECDVLIAIGMRFDDRVTGDVSRYARQAKIIHVDIDASELNKIIKADVPIHADAKEALKVLTALVHKKVHSSWFQEFKDAKQVEIDTLQESANELHSEELKMDEVIKMLSEITNGEAVVVTDVGQHQMMTARYYKYNKTKSNITSGGLGTMGFALPAAIGAKFGAPDKPVIAIIGDGGFQMTLQELGTILQSDVDIKIIILNNRFLGMVRQWQQLFFEKRYSFTNMISPDFIALSKAYSIEASKIETRKDLKENLLKMLNHNGSYLLEVMVAKEENVFPMMTTGASVSEVRLN, from the coding sequence ATGAACTCAATAAAAATGACAGGAGCTAAAGCTGTAGTCGAGTCTTTAGTAACCGAACAAGTTGATACAATATTCGGGTATCCCGGAGGAGCCATTATGCCCATATATGATGCCTTGTATGACTATGAAGAATCCGTAAATCATATTTTAGTCCGTCACGAGCAAGGCGCCATTCATGCCGCGCAAGGTTATGCTAGAACATCAGGGAAAACAGGTGTGGTATTCGCAACTTCTGGACCAGGCGCAACCAATTTAATTACTGGCTTAGCAGATGCTATGATTGATTCCACGCCCTTGGTATGTATCACAGGCCAAGTATCATCCCATCTTTTGGGCACCGATGCTTTTCAGGAAACGGATGTGGTGGGAATCTCCATGCCCATAACCAAGTGGAACTGTCAAGTTACCAGAGCAGACGATATTTCTGCCGCTGTTGCAAAAGCATTTTACATTGCACAATCTGGACGTCCAGGCCCTGTACTGATTGATATTACCAAGGATGCGCAATTTGGCCAAACCAATTTCAAATATGAGACATGTACGAATATCCGAAGTTATTATCCTAGGCCAAAGTTGCGCAAATCGGTTGCAGAAGCCGCAGCGAAATTAATTAATGCCGCAAAAAAACCGTACTTACTAATTGGACAGGGAATTATGCTATCTCATGCAGAGAAGGCATTAGTGGAGTTTGTTGAAAAGTTAGGAATTCCAGTAGCATCAACCCTTTTAGGATTAGGCGCATTTCCCAATAATCACCCACTTTATGCCGGATATTTAGGCATGCACGGTGATTATGCCGCAAACATAAAAACAAATGAGTGCGATGTCCTAATCGCCATCGGTATGCGCTTCGACGATAGAGTTACTGGCGATGTTTCTAGGTATGCCAGACAGGCAAAAATTATTCATGTAGACATTGATGCTTCGGAATTAAATAAAATTATAAAAGCAGATGTTCCAATTCATGCGGATGCCAAAGAAGCCTTAAAAGTATTAACAGCATTGGTTCATAAAAAAGTCCATAGCTCTTGGTTTCAGGAATTTAAAGACGCTAAACAAGTTGAAATAGACACATTGCAAGAAAGTGCCAACGAATTACATTCCGAAGAATTGAAAATGGATGAGGTCATCAAAATGCTTTCAGAAATCACCAACGGAGAAGCAGTTGTCGTTACCGATGTGGGTCAACACCAAATGATGACAGCGCGCTATTATAAATACAACAAAACAAAAAGCAACATTACATCAGGAGGTTTGGGAACCATGGGATTTGCGCTACCGGCTGCTATTGGAGCAAAATTTGGTGCGCCAGATAAACCGGTAATAGCCATTATTGGAGATGGAGGCTTTCAAATGACGCTACAAGAATTGGGGACCATTTTGCAAAGTGATGTAGATATAAAAATCATCATTTTAAATAACCGATTTCTTGGGATGGTACGTCAATGGCAACAGTTATTTTTTGAGAAACGCTATTCATTTACAAATATGATCAGCCCTGATTTTATAGCCCTTTCTAAAGCGTATAGTATTGAAGCCTCCAAAATTGAAACTAGAAAAGACTTAAAAGAAAATCTATTAAAAATGCTAAATCACAACGGATCTTACTTGTTAGAAGTCATGGTCGCTAAAGAGGAAAATGTATTTCCAATGATGACAACCGGAGCCTCTGTATCAGAAGTTCGTTTAAACTAA